CTTGCTCTATTTATTCTTCTCAATCTTCGTTATTCTTAAATTTATCATTTACCTAGATAAGTTTTTACTTTAATTTTGATTTTGCCACATTTCCAAGGGTATTAATTGTATCCCATGTAAGTGCAAAAGGTGGAGCATAACATAAATCTAACATTCCTAATTCATCTATTGTCATATGTTTATCAATAGCAGCTGCTAATACATCTACTCTTAATACTGCTCCTTTCTTACCAATTAACTGTCCTCCTAAAACTTCTCTTGTTTCTTTATGGAAAATTAACTTAGCAAACAAATCTTCCTGTCCAGGGTAATATCCTGTTTGATTAGCATCTTCTATAAATACACTTCCATAAGGTATATTCAACTCTTTAGCTTCTTCCTCTGTAATTCCTGTTCTTCCAGCTTCTAAATTCATTACTTTAATTGCTGCTGATCCAAGTGTTCCAGCAAATTCTATCTCAACTCCAGCAAGATGCTCCCCAACTACTCTTCCTATTTTATTAGAAGTAGTTGCTAGTGGAATATATACATTTTCCTTTCTTACCTTATGATAAACACTAGCACAATCTCCAGCTGCATATACTCCCTCTACATTGGTTCTACCTTTGCTATCTATTATAAGAGCTCCGTTTCTAAGCATATTAAAACCTTTATCTTTTAAAAATTCTGTATTTGGCTTTACTCCTATTGCTACTATAACAATATCAGCTGGGTATTCTCCTTTATTTGTCTTAACTCCAACA
Above is a window of Fusobacterium mortiferum ATCC 9817 DNA encoding:
- a CDS encoding CoA-disulfide reductase translates to MKKIIIIGGVAAGMSAAAKAKRLNPELEIVVYEKTDIVSWGACGLPYYVGDFYQDANIMIAREPEQFAKDGIVVKSLHEVIDIDITKKEVLVLNKKTGEKFYDSYDEVIVTTGASAIRPNIKNIDSENIFNLKDFRDGIELKKAMLKEENRKVIIIGAGYIGLEAGEAARHLNKEVKIIQLSSRVLPGSFDKEITDLMEEELNNTENLDLHLEESVEEFIAKDGKVVGVKTNKGEYPADIVIVAIGVKPNTEFLKDKGFNMLRNGALIIDSKGRTNVEGVYAAGDCASVYHKVRKENVYIPLATTSNKIGRVVGEHLAGVEIEFAGTLGSAAIKVMNLEAGRTGITEEEAKELNIPYGSVFIEDANQTGYYPGQEDLFAKLIFHKETREVLGGQLIGKKGAVLRVDVLAAAIDKHMTIDELGMLDLCYAPPFALTWDTINTLGNVAKSKLK